The Spirochaetales bacterium genome includes a window with the following:
- a CDS encoding response regulator: MTVAFLRKILTKPYFYATLLTCMFLHSYEQIAGDIEKKGLSPDNYIIINDLKHCDEADLDYEKYIYINDCSRRTDVSTANIRFFFDILKSQGYDITHFFDNDTKYSFAYLNDYYQWIPMEDYYELVYRIIDFLGFNNANPRFAKKLGRIAAEQDKTMVNFFHLALKFINANTFFEYLPFFIRYFNSDLSGQYVTQDSMGAGRLKIVIILKNFDNYSEDIPIWTILFMNGIFEALPRRINRNYAESKIVYYQIGLKRMLERDYKHLNLKLVEKGASLFINGKEYARKVLLLKERIQCRYSFHTRFFSLFRRIFLRKKRLPAFKEIYSEKSIAVQDLGRAELDEKLAQKKGIVCYQVTDDFLIRESGFILRKGEVFGCPYSRIDFILDLKTVVKQEGIGTFSKNIDALNHHLFKLKSQIVDLENAKEIAEYEARAAEQAKTKLEELNATLESKVSERTAALEKANRQIEEASRQKTIFFVNLAHEIKTPLTLIINYLDRHIQKTGMTDELRVIRQNLDILKRDIINFLDSEKLVQGQIFYNHEQIINLSEMVTQKGKLFQEIASKKRISMLVSVEPSLHIKADPAAIDRVVNNLLDNAIKYTNETGTIEMHLKKNNGLHLIIKDNGRGIPEDRIHSIFEPFNQISGNNRNIHGIGMGLYIVKKILAAIDARIHVESRENCGTVFTILFYEHCLRMNDSVEKKIEYTLPVDTSSHLKPRQSEKREGAPVILIVEDNADLLFFIHSRLSEHYNVIIARDGNEAFEKLSNNPKPDLIISDIMMDKMDGYEFHDACAQHPLFRDVPFIFLTARSSLDEKIKAYSSGAVDYITKPFYIDELEFKIKALLRYQRIKRELYEKEKYATIGMLVSGISHEILNPLESVYAPIENLEDYLGRRKLGDEDTRGFFERIYKNLDRIGKMIRMLKVLYYEHKLKTDVIDVKQIVAAVLDYYEEKIRERIAVHFSCDDSVVISGNEEALFHIISNLIANSIDAIKDRGDIFINIIKKGGKPVIILKDTGCGINKEYMDDIFDPFFTTKQIGVGTGLGLYIAKHLILKQGWNIHVRSEPLKGSEFIIEIEK, translated from the coding sequence ATGACTGTCGCATTTCTGCGAAAAATCTTGACCAAACCTTATTTTTACGCTACTCTTTTAACCTGTATGTTCCTCCATTCATATGAACAAATAGCCGGGGATATCGAAAAAAAGGGATTATCCCCGGATAATTACATCATCATTAATGATCTTAAGCATTGCGACGAAGCGGACCTTGATTATGAAAAATATATCTATATAAACGACTGCTCGAGAAGAACAGACGTTTCAACGGCAAATATACGGTTTTTTTTTGATATCCTAAAATCGCAGGGGTACGATATTACCCATTTCTTTGACAACGACACGAAGTATTCATTCGCATATCTGAACGATTATTATCAATGGATCCCCATGGAGGACTATTACGAGCTCGTGTACAGAATCATCGATTTCCTCGGTTTCAATAATGCAAATCCGCGGTTTGCCAAGAAACTCGGAAGAATAGCGGCGGAACAGGATAAAACGATGGTCAATTTTTTCCATCTTGCACTCAAGTTTATAAACGCAAATACATTTTTTGAATATTTACCTTTTTTTATAAGATATTTTAATTCCGATTTGAGCGGACAGTATGTTACACAGGATTCTATGGGTGCAGGCAGGCTGAAAATCGTCATTATTTTAAAAAACTTTGATAATTATTCCGAAGATATTCCGATATGGACGATTCTGTTTATGAACGGTATTTTTGAAGCACTGCCCCGCAGAATTAACAGAAATTACGCAGAATCTAAAATAGTCTACTATCAAATCGGACTAAAACGCATGCTTGAAAGGGATTACAAACACCTCAACCTTAAGCTTGTAGAAAAAGGAGCAAGTCTTTTTATTAATGGAAAGGAATATGCACGGAAAGTTTTATTATTAAAAGAGCGAATTCAGTGCCGATACTCATTCCATACGCGTTTTTTTAGCCTTTTTCGACGCATTTTCCTTAGAAAAAAAAGACTCCCGGCATTCAAGGAAATATATTCGGAAAAATCCATAGCCGTGCAGGATTTGGGGCGGGCCGAACTCGATGAAAAACTTGCCCAAAAAAAAGGCATTGTATGTTACCAGGTAACAGATGATTTTCTCATACGGGAAAGCGGATTTATTCTAAGGAAAGGAGAAGTATTTGGGTGCCCCTATTCACGAATCGATTTTATCCTTGATCTTAAAACCGTGGTAAAACAGGAAGGAATCGGAACCTTCTCAAAGAATATAGACGCACTCAACCACCATCTGTTTAAATTAAAAAGCCAGATTGTCGATCTGGAAAATGCAAAAGAGATAGCAGAATACGAAGCCCGTGCCGCTGAACAGGCAAAAACAAAGCTGGAAGAATTGAATGCGACCCTGGAAAGCAAGGTTTCCGAAAGAACGGCGGCATTGGAAAAGGCAAATAGACAGATCGAAGAGGCAAGCCGTCAGAAGACAATATTTTTCGTAAATCTTGCCCATGAAATCAAAACGCCTCTCACACTCATTATCAATTATCTGGACAGACATATACAAAAAACAGGAATGACAGACGAACTCCGTGTGATACGGCAAAACCTCGATATACTCAAACGTGATATTATAAATTTTCTTGATTCCGAAAAACTTGTACAGGGTCAGATATTTTATAATCATGAACAGATTATCAATCTCTCCGAGATGGTAACACAAAAGGGAAAACTTTTTCAGGAAATTGCTTCCAAAAAACGGATAAGCATGCTGGTTTCCGTGGAGCCGTCCTTGCATATAAAAGCCGACCCGGCCGCTATCGACAGGGTTGTCAATAATCTCCTGGACAATGCAATCAAATACACAAATGAAACCGGCACTATTGAAATGCATCTTAAAAAGAATAACGGTCTGCATCTTATTATCAAGGATAACGGAAGAGGAATTCCGGAAGACCGTATTCATTCCATTTTCGAGCCTTTTAACCAGATCTCCGGGAATAACCGGAATATTCACGGCATCGGGATGGGTCTGTATATTGTCAAAAAAATTCTCGCCGCGATAGATGCCAGGATTCATGTGGAAAGCAGGGAAAACTGCGGAACCGTTTTTACAATACTGTTTTATGAACATTGTTTGCGAATGAACGACAGTGTGGAAAAAAAGATTGAATATACGTTACCCGTCGATACATCCTCGCATTTAAAGCCAAGGCAAAGCGAAAAACGGGAAGGGGCACCCGTTATTCTCATAGTCGAAGACAATGCGGATTTATTATTTTTTATTCATTCCAGATTAAGCGAACATTACAATGTCATTATTGCCCGCGATGGCAACGAAGCTTTCGAGAAACTCTCTAATAATCCCAAACCCGATCTCATTATATCGGATATCATGATGGACAAAATGGACGGGTATGAATTTCATGATGCGTGCGCACAACATCCCCTCTTTCGTGATGTACCGTTTATTTTCCTCACTGCCAGATCATCACTCGATGAAAAAATAAAAGCATATTCATCAGGTGCCGTCGATTACATTACAAAACCTTTCTATATTGATGAACTGGAGTTTAAAATAAAGGCGTTGTTGCGGTACCAGCGAATAAAACGGGAGTTGTACGAAAAAGAGAAATATGCAACAATAGGCATGCTCGTAAGCGGTATTTCCCACGAAATATTAAATCCCCTGGAGAGTGTCTATGCCCCTATCGAAAACCTGGAAGACTATTTAGGCAGACGAAAGCTTGGTGATGAAGATACAAGGGGTTTTTTCGAACGAATCTACAAGAATCTTGACCGCATCGGGAAAATGATAAGAATGTTAAAGGTGTTATACTATGAACACAAATTAAAAACCGATGTCATTGATGTCAAGCAAATCGTCGCTGCCGTATTGGATTACTATGAAGAGAAGATTCGTGAAAGAATAGCTGTTCATTTTAGCTGCGATGATTCGGTCGTTATCAGTGGAAATGAGGAGGCCTTATTCCACATTATAAGCAATCTTATTGCAAATTCCATCGATGCGATAAAGGACAGGGGAGATATTTTCATCAACATAATAAAAAAGGGGGGGAAACCGGTGATTATACTAAAAGATACGGGGTGCGGAATAAACAAGGAATACATGGACGATATTTTCGATCCCTTTTTTACCACAAAACAAATCGGTGTCGGCACGGGACTTGGATTATACATCGCAAAACATCTTATATTAAAACAGGGATGGAATATTCACGTTCGATCCGAACCTTTGAAAGGATCGGAGTTTATCATTGAAATAGAGAAATAA
- a CDS encoding sigma-54-dependent Fis family transcriptional regulator, whose translation MNKSVSDISILIVDDEESLLVDIAKYFLDYNIKTFSEPNEAALSLASSYYDIIVADYRMPGLSGIELLITAKKSSSYHYGILFTAFADKTILEQVINNNLVKRIVEKPVKLRSLKAVIDEAIDDCRKKKEEKKRLEQLSRYYENSKREWEDPFSRIIGLNHGLNDVYKKAKSVSNLSINVFLTGETGTGKELIARFIHEMSPRCDNPFIAINCSAYPENLLESELFGYVKGAFTGAERDKPGKIELSDHGTLFLDEIGELKSNLQVKLLRVIQEKKIERLGSNTVYSVDFRLITATNREPMECIKNGSLREDFYYRINGFPIQLPPLRERREDIPFLVAYFLRKISTELSIPEPVIEESALELLNGYKWPGNIRELENVMMRALILSMDKKVISEESLDPFFHMSGCNMSNFGKAITTLSREVIQKKLELKHIEQYILCEILDYFGGNVKQAVDNTGILKDKFYRNRKK comes from the coding sequence ATGAACAAATCTGTTTCGGATATAAGCATTCTCATTGTCGATGATGAAGAGAGTCTGCTCGTTGATATTGCCAAATATTTTCTCGATTACAATATAAAGACATTTTCCGAACCGAACGAGGCCGCATTAAGTCTTGCCTCCTCCTACTATGATATTATTGTCGCAGATTACCGTATGCCCGGACTTTCGGGTATCGAGCTCCTCATCACCGCAAAAAAGTCTTCCTCTTACCATTACGGAATTCTCTTTACCGCATTTGCCGATAAAACAATCCTCGAGCAGGTCATCAACAATAACCTGGTAAAAAGAATCGTAGAAAAACCGGTAAAACTAAGATCGTTAAAGGCCGTTATCGATGAGGCGATTGACGATTGCAGAAAAAAGAAAGAGGAAAAAAAACGTCTGGAGCAGCTGTCCCGGTACTATGAAAACTCGAAAAGAGAGTGGGAAGATCCCTTTTCAAGGATTATCGGACTCAACCACGGGCTTAATGATGTATATAAAAAAGCAAAATCTGTTTCCAATCTCTCTATTAATGTCTTTTTAACCGGTGAAACCGGTACAGGTAAAGAACTTATCGCCCGGTTTATCCATGAAATGAGTCCGCGATGCGATAATCCTTTTATTGCCATTAACTGTTCGGCATATCCGGAGAATTTATTGGAGAGTGAACTATTCGGATATGTAAAAGGTGCCTTTACCGGCGCAGAAAGGGACAAACCCGGAAAAATCGAACTTTCGGATCACGGGACCCTCTTTCTCGATGAAATCGGCGAACTCAAATCCAACCTGCAGGTCAAATTGCTTCGGGTTATCCAGGAAAAAAAGATTGAACGGCTTGGGAGTAATACGGTTTATTCCGTCGATTTCCGGCTTATTACGGCAACAAATCGGGAACCGATGGAGTGTATTAAAAACGGTTCGCTCAGGGAAGATTTTTATTACCGTATTAATGGATTCCCCATACAGCTTCCTCCCTTAAGGGAGCGTCGTGAAGATATCCCGTTTCTGGTTGCGTATTTTTTACGAAAGATAAGTACAGAACTCTCAATACCCGAGCCTGTAATTGAAGAAAGTGCTCTTGAATTACTTAACGGGTATAAATGGCCTGGCAATATCCGGGAGCTTGAAAATGTCATGATGCGGGCGCTCATCCTTTCTATGGATAAAAAAGTGATCAGCGAAGAGAGTCTTGATCCTTTTTTTCATATGAGCGGATGTAACATGAGCAACTTCGGAAAGGCAATCACAACCCTCAGCAGGGAGGTCATCCAAAAAAAGCTTGAACTCAAACATATTGAACAATATATATTATGCGAGATTCTGGATTATTTCGGGGGAAACGTCAAGCAGGCAGTCGATAATACAGGCATATTGAAAGACAAGTTTTACAGAAACAGGAAAAAATAG
- a CDS encoding EAL domain-containing protein yields MCKDKVIKIAPDDFGSGFSSFTLLRQIPLDILKIDRNYISNIPGNKRDATIAGSLIAIGHSMDLQVAAEGIENEERLAFLNAKNRDLAQGCYFSVPVPKNETTKLLGKPYPGG; encoded by the coding sequence TTGTGCAAAGATAAAGTAATTAAAATAGCTCCGGATGATTTCGGTTCGGGATTTTCTTCGTTTACACTTTTACGGCAAATACCATTAGATATTTTGAAAATCGATCGCAACTATATCAGCAATATTCCCGGAAACAAAAGAGATGCGACCATAGCCGGCAGTCTGATCGCCATTGGTCATAGTATGGATTTACAAGTGGCGGCGGAAGGAATAGAAAATGAAGAGCGCCTTGCTTTTTTAAACGCAAAGAACCGTGATCTGGCACAGGGATGTTATTTCAGTGTTCCCGTTCCCAAAAACGAAACAACAAAGTTATTGGGAAAACCATACCCCGGCGGATAA
- a CDS encoding thiol-activated cytolysin family protein, with translation MKYQSITTILLAAIVMAGGCTIDNAPPLDNRTEINERIYDAVYAEQPQESPRLSMDESVDPESECVVTHYKVNLGWDELFLLDPAASVIWPGAIIDGSTIVTGAYKPITAKRGPLTVYCTIGNTAGSIHRDIVEPKASVVAEALNSIVMENADGTVPAQMSYTFADVYSKEQLFVEIGVNMKAGINGMLSASFTEQFRWDETHRRSKVLFKFMQIYYRCNIDIPHTPADFFDDSVDWYDIGYQISGNVSPGYVASIGYGRMALLLAESSYDSVTVKTAFKEAFDASLGLDNLGSSTTEIYTKHREVFDECDMRMVVIGGDSASATPMMTDYSQFTAWLNDARNAKVNTPVMPLSYQVRYLKDNTVMHNVLTSDSYLRNCEDTVPTPTPASGTPEPTAPPAPTPNPVTYTLTVRYIDPNHTGCNPGEKEQEYKVTNASRIYIATADKYCWSSQWNGGQVYFDAWSGDSGGIVQDRNSPMTEVYGFTGNGKLTATYKTVP, from the coding sequence ATGAAATATCAATCTATTACGACGATATTACTCGCCGCCATTGTCATGGCGGGAGGATGTACCATAGACAACGCGCCGCCGCTCGATAACAGGACGGAGATCAACGAGCGGATCTACGACGCCGTGTATGCGGAACAGCCGCAGGAATCACCGCGTCTTTCCATGGATGAGTCGGTCGACCCGGAATCCGAGTGCGTGGTGACGCACTACAAGGTGAATCTCGGCTGGGACGAACTGTTCCTGCTCGATCCGGCGGCGTCGGTAATATGGCCCGGCGCAATTATAGACGGTTCGACGATCGTAACCGGTGCATACAAACCGATTACGGCCAAACGGGGGCCCCTCACCGTCTACTGCACCATCGGCAATACAGCCGGTTCGATTCACCGGGACATTGTCGAACCGAAGGCTTCGGTTGTGGCGGAAGCCCTGAACAGTATCGTCATGGAAAACGCTGACGGCACCGTCCCGGCGCAAATGAGCTATACCTTTGCCGATGTCTATTCGAAAGAACAGCTTTTTGTCGAAATCGGCGTGAACATGAAGGCGGGAATAAACGGAATGCTCTCCGCCTCGTTCACCGAACAGTTCCGGTGGGACGAGACGCACCGGAGAAGCAAAGTCCTCTTCAAGTTCATGCAGATCTATTACCGGTGCAACATCGATATTCCTCATACACCGGCGGATTTCTTCGACGATTCCGTCGACTGGTATGACATCGGTTATCAGATCTCGGGTAATGTATCGCCGGGCTATGTCGCGTCCATCGGGTACGGCAGGATGGCCCTCCTCCTCGCGGAGTCTTCCTATGATTCGGTCACGGTAAAGACCGCCTTCAAGGAGGCTTTCGACGCGTCATTGGGCCTGGACAACCTCGGCAGTTCGACCACGGAGATTTACACGAAGCACCGGGAAGTCTTTGACGAATGCGATATGAGGATGGTGGTGATAGGGGGTGACTCCGCCTCGGCTACGCCAATGATGACCGATTACTCCCAGTTCACCGCGTGGCTCAATGACGCGCGGAACGCGAAAGTGAACACCCCGGTCATGCCGCTGAGTTACCAGGTCCGCTACCTCAAGGACAACACGGTGATGCACAATGTCCTCACCTCGGACAGCTACCTCAGAAACTGCGAGGATACCGTGCCGACCCCGACGCCCGCTTCAGGCACTCCCGAACCGACTGCTCCGCCCGCGCCCACCCCGAACCCCGTCACCTACACATTGACGGTCAGATATATCGATCCGAACCATACGGGATGTAATCCGGGCGAGAAGGAACAGGAATATAAGGTTACCAATGCCTCGCGAATCTATATCGCGACCGCGGATAAATACTGCTGGTCGAGTCAATGGAACGGCGGACAGGTATATTTCGATGCATGGTCGGGAGATTCCGGCGGCATCGTCCAGGACCGTAATTCACCGATGACGGAAGTCTACGGGTTTACGGGAAACGGAAAACTCACGGCGACCTATAAAACAGTACCGTAA
- a CDS encoding RNA polymerase sigma factor, whose product MDFGNDFIKRLKKKETAAFEELYRLTRHDVFNYIKYKVNGNAGLAEDLLSEVYCRAIEYAHTLNPNPNHNVTGWLIRIAQSKVIDHYRRMKRENRMIVVQSAAAGHTAVLNMLSNPPESSLLEKEDGLIVSIGFSRLSSVYQQALSLKYIDEKSVSEIAAITGRTEKAVENMLYRGRKMLERELERAAKEKIYCFREGGEAYESA is encoded by the coding sequence ATGGATTTCGGCAATGATTTCATAAAGCGGCTCAAAAAGAAGGAAACGGCCGCGTTCGAGGAGCTTTACCGGCTCACCCGGCATGATGTATTCAATTACATCAAATACAAGGTGAACGGAAATGCCGGTCTCGCCGAAGACCTGCTTTCGGAAGTGTACTGCAGGGCCATCGAATACGCCCACACGCTCAACCCCAACCCCAACCACAACGTGACCGGCTGGCTTATCCGCATCGCACAGTCGAAGGTAATTGACCACTACAGAAGGATGAAGCGGGAAAACAGGATGATTGTGGTGCAGTCAGCCGCCGCCGGCCACACCGCGGTGCTGAACATGCTGTCCAATCCCCCGGAATCGAGCCTGCTGGAAAAGGAGGACGGTCTTATCGTATCGATCGGGTTTTCCCGTCTCTCATCCGTCTACCAACAGGCCCTTTCACTCAAATATATCGACGAGAAAAGCGTGAGCGAGATTGCCGCGATCACCGGCAGGACGGAAAAGGCGGTCGAGAATATGCTCTACCGGGGAAGAAAGATGCTCGAGCGGGAACTGGAACGCGCGGCAAAGGAAAAGATCTACTGCTTCAGGGAAGGAGGAGAGGCGTATGAAAGCGCGTGA
- a CDS encoding FecR domain-containing protein — protein MKARESHEELIRHLLKKTSRTSSIGSRAESRVLARIGEYTQKKAFRFNPFLSLSLNPSLSLILVIPLIAILSLTIALRITGAMDNALPEIVLASGSAIEMSENEAALQTGDRISPDTVVRIPEGSAGDFALSGKARFRFFPGSVFSLTVPSNSGKTVEIALSTGNLYISKTRALLDGKTLAVRTGDYTMELTGTRVHVQRFENLIRAFCYEGIVRVRLAGKNDGRDIYTLLAGECIAISSVNGKPHYDIDGFLDTAAVDFDRDCIEFPPFEAAFTARHSGFLTPYEGLPEADTNAECTHSVPVTSSDSVRQDTTEVAEPYTFRLIGTVNGDEFGGNTPAFVTGASDGMRGYILTSHDLFLVDERGLRKCGDFPSHTTFKVKPVVSEDSICLLSTRAVYLLDKSTFRVKGEYPLPESGSSEDNYHPAAAGKSLIVPVLNNGYYSLDLQSGRRGPVRFFIERFPVTPIVWEDGRMTVGASYENYLAMIDTDGTIDWKYRLEGISYVNPVKAGGRIVTYLGTHDSSSILILDRKGTPAGKWPLPAPVNSDMAVYKQLVCGYTTEGVLFSLDITTGRYTEIAAPYKSGFSNRTWRMMCPAVAGTRLVSGSAGGDVIVYDFEDGNIEYTGQIGNSESFYSSPIVFTDRVYLVSDSGNVYTVIKNDR, from the coding sequence ATGAAAGCGCGTGAATCACATGAAGAGCTGATAAGGCATCTTTTGAAAAAGACTTCCCGAACCTCTTCGATCGGCAGCCGGGCCGAAAGCAGGGTACTGGCGCGAATCGGCGAATACACACAAAAAAAGGCCTTCCGGTTCAATCCCTTCCTCTCGCTTTCACTCAATCCGTCACTCTCACTCATTCTCGTGATTCCCCTGATCGCGATCCTATCCCTGACTATCGCGCTGCGGATAACCGGCGCCATGGATAACGCACTCCCGGAGATTGTCCTTGCTTCCGGGTCCGCAATAGAGATGTCGGAAAATGAGGCGGCGCTTCAAACGGGCGACCGGATCTCACCGGATACCGTTGTACGTATACCGGAAGGTTCCGCGGGTGATTTCGCGCTTTCAGGGAAAGCCCGCTTCCGATTCTTTCCGGGATCGGTCTTCAGTCTCACAGTGCCTTCCAATTCGGGAAAGACGGTCGAAATTGCTCTCAGCACGGGCAATCTCTATATTTCGAAGACGCGCGCCCTGCTTGACGGTAAAACGCTCGCCGTGAGGACGGGCGATTACACGATGGAACTCACGGGAACGAGAGTGCATGTGCAGCGTTTCGAAAACCTGATCAGGGCTTTCTGCTATGAAGGAATCGTCCGCGTCCGTCTCGCCGGGAAAAACGACGGACGCGACATCTATACGCTTTTAGCCGGCGAGTGCATCGCCATTTCATCCGTGAACGGCAAACCGCATTACGATATCGACGGATTTCTCGACACGGCAGCCGTCGATTTCGACAGGGACTGTATCGAATTTCCGCCTTTTGAAGCCGCATTCACAGCGCGGCACTCCGGGTTTCTCACCCCATACGAAGGCCTTCCCGAAGCCGATACGAATGCCGAATGCACCCACTCCGTTCCCGTGACTTCCTCCGATTCTGTCCGGCAGGATACGACCGAAGTCGCGGAGCCGTATACCTTCCGTCTGATCGGCACCGTCAACGGCGATGAGTTCGGCGGGAATACCCCCGCGTTCGTGACCGGCGCATCCGACGGGATGAGGGGATACATTCTCACTTCACACGACCTCTTCCTCGTCGATGAGCGGGGATTGAGGAAATGCGGCGATTTCCCGTCGCATACGACGTTCAAGGTGAAACCTGTCGTTTCGGAAGACAGTATCTGTCTCCTCTCGACGCGCGCAGTGTATCTTCTCGATAAATCGACATTCAGAGTGAAAGGCGAGTATCCCCTGCCTGAGTCCGGAAGCTCCGAAGACAATTACCACCCGGCAGCTGCCGGAAAATCACTGATCGTACCGGTTTTAAACAACGGATATTATTCACTCGACCTGCAATCCGGGCGCAGGGGGCCCGTCCGGTTTTTCATCGAGCGCTTTCCGGTCACACCGATCGTATGGGAAGACGGCAGGATGACAGTTGGGGCCTCCTATGAAAATTACCTCGCCATGATCGATACGGACGGGACGATCGATTGGAAATACAGGCTCGAGGGAATATCATACGTGAATCCGGTCAAAGCAGGCGGCCGCATCGTCACTTACCTCGGCACACACGATTCATCGTCGATCCTGATACTCGACAGAAAGGGCACACCGGCCGGGAAATGGCCCCTTCCCGCCCCGGTGAACTCGGACATGGCCGTATACAAGCAGTTGGTATGCGGCTACACAACGGAAGGAGTTCTCTTCTCTCTCGATATTACGACCGGAAGGTACACCGAGATTGCCGCACCCTATAAAAGCGGCTTCTCGAACAGGACATGGAGGATGATGTGTCCCGCAGTCGCGGGAACGCGCCTTGTTTCCGGAAGCGCAGGCGGCGATGTAATCGTCTATGACTTTGAAGACGGGAACATCGAATATACGGGACAGATCGGTAATAGCGAAAGCTTTTACTCATCACCCATCGTGTTTACCGACCGCGTCTACCTCGTTTCCGACAGCGGAAATGTCTATACCGTGATCAAAAACGACAGATGA
- a CDS encoding glycoside hydrolase family 11 protein: MRNVFARKPAMVSVLALVICIAAVTGTAQTITSNSTGSQGGYWYTFWTDGGGSVSMTLGSGGQFSVNWSNCGNFVCGKGWQTGSESRTITWTANAGGAQYVGLYGWMQNPLVEYYIPRSGGSNRGTYQADGTTYTLYTNTRTNMPSIEGTRTFEQYFCGGGGGGSVNFGEHCNGWRKLGMGVGSQNYQVVAIEGWGGSSGSASATVGDAPSQTAAPTPDTTPSPSPLASGNIVVRARGTIGGEIMEVRIGNNVLGSWTVTTDYQDYYAQGDGTIDVYFTNDDQEQNGMDLQVDYITYNGTTYQAEDQAVNTGVYNPDDDSCGGSYSDLLECNGYIRFEVAPVTPDPTQTPISTTPPTATPLIGDCNVSFYPVNSTQALNSTFRIDVIVNSGSQALAAYGFTITYNPDIMSVVEVAEGADGFIAAENTGNPGEIIVSGFETSPTGPGSSLQVLVVTFNAVAEGISDLGLYVDELIDADLNTIGTACGIGGSVEVTDEGILGDANGDGEIDIRDALVTAQYYVGLAPANFIPAAADTNCDGAISIVDALVIAQYYVGLVDGFCL, translated from the coding sequence ATGAGAAATGTATTCGCGAGGAAACCGGCAATGGTGTCGGTTTTGGCTTTGGTAATCTGTATTGCCGCGGTGACGGGAACCGCGCAGACGATTACCTCGAATTCGACCGGCAGCCAGGGAGGTTACTGGTATACCTTCTGGACCGACGGCGGAGGGTCGGTATCCATGACGCTGGGTTCGGGCGGCCAGTTCAGCGTCAACTGGAGCAATTGCGGGAATTTCGTTTGCGGCAAAGGCTGGCAGACGGGATCTGAAAGCAGAACCATCACATGGACGGCCAACGCCGGCGGTGCCCAGTATGTCGGTCTCTACGGATGGATGCAAAACCCGCTCGTCGAATATTACATTCCGAGAAGCGGGGGCTCCAACCGGGGCACCTATCAGGCGGACGGGACGACATACACCCTGTATACGAACACGCGCACCAACATGCCTTCCATCGAGGGCACCAGAACCTTCGAGCAGTATTTTTGCGGAGGAGGCGGCGGCGGAAGCGTCAACTTCGGCGAACACTGTAACGGGTGGAGAAAACTGGGAATGGGTGTCGGCAGTCAGAACTACCAGGTGGTGGCGATAGAGGGATGGGGCGGCAGCAGCGGAAGCGCCAGCGCGACGGTCGGCGACGCACCGAGCCAGACCGCGGCCCCGACACCAGATACGACCCCGTCACCGTCTCCGCTTGCCAGCGGCAATATCGTCGTAAGGGCAAGGGGAACAATCGGCGGCGAAATCATGGAGGTACGGATCGGCAACAATGTTCTGGGCAGCTGGACCGTGACGACCGATTATCAGGATTATTACGCCCAGGGGGACGGAACCATCGATGTTTATTTTACGAATGACGATCAGGAGCAGAACGGGATGGATCTTCAGGTGGACTATATTACGTATAACGGCACGACATATCAGGCGGAAGACCAGGCGGTCAATACCGGTGTGTACAATCCGGACGACGATTCCTGCGGCGGTTCCTACAGCGATCTTCTGGAGTGTAACGGGTATATCCGCTTCGAAGTAGCGCCCGTGACGCCTGACCCCACGCAAACACCGATATCGACAACACCCCCGACGGCGACACCTTTAATCGGGGATTGTAACGTATCATTTTATCCCGTCAATTCGACACAGGCCCTGAACTCCACATTCCGGATCGATGTTATCGTGAATTCGGGAAGCCAGGCGCTTGCCGCATACGGTTTCACCATTACCTATAATCCCGATATCATGAGTGTCGTTGAGGTGGCCGAAGGGGCGGACGGATTTATCGCCGCCGAAAATACGGGAAATCCGGGAGAAATCATCGTCTCGGGATTCGAGACCTCGCCCACAGGGCCCGGTTCGAGTCTTCAGGTATTGGTTGTCACCTTTAATGCGGTAGCGGAAGGAATATCGGACCTCGGACTGTATGTCGACGAACTCATTGATGCGGATTTAAACACGATAGGGACCGCGTGCGGTATCGGCGGCAGCGTCGAAGTCACGGATGAAGGTATTCTTGGCGATGCGAACGGAGACGGCGAGATAGATATTCGCGACGCCCTGGTGACTGCCCAATATTACGTGGGACTTGCTCCGGCGAATTTTATTCCCGCCGCGGCGGACACCAATTGTGACGGTGCAATAAGTATCGTGGATGCGCTTGTTATCGCTCAATACTATGTCGGTCTTGTAGACGGTTTCTGCCTGTAA